A stretch of Sphingomonas sp. G-3-2-10 DNA encodes these proteins:
- a CDS encoding nitronate monooxygenase family protein: protein MAIRTRFTELVGIEHPIVQGGMMWVGRAELAAAVSNAGGLGLLTALTQPTPDDLRREIDRCRAMTDKPFGVNLTILPSVSPPPYAEYRRAIIESGVTIVETAGHKPQEHVDEFKTHGVKVIHKCTAVRHALSAERMGVDAISIDGFECAGHPGEDDIPGLILIPAAADKVKIPMIASGGFGDGRGLAAALALGAEGINMGTRFCATVEAPIHDKVKQLLLDNDERGTNLIFRKFHNTGRVAKNSVSDQVVAISAREDAVFEDVRPLVAGAKGRVALETGDIDAGLIWAGQVQGLIRDIPTCAELVSRIVSEAETIIRHRLSALAA, encoded by the coding sequence ATGGCGATCCGTACGCGCTTCACCGAACTGGTCGGCATCGAGCATCCGATCGTTCAGGGCGGGATGATGTGGGTGGGCCGCGCCGAGCTGGCTGCGGCGGTTTCCAACGCGGGCGGCCTCGGCCTGCTGACCGCGCTCACCCAGCCGACTCCGGACGATCTTCGCCGCGAGATCGACCGCTGCCGGGCGATGACCGACAAGCCGTTCGGGGTGAACCTGACGATCCTGCCTTCGGTCTCTCCGCCGCCCTATGCCGAGTATCGCCGCGCGATCATCGAGAGCGGGGTCACGATCGTCGAGACTGCGGGTCACAAGCCGCAGGAGCATGTCGACGAGTTCAAGACGCATGGGGTCAAGGTGATCCATAAATGCACCGCCGTCCGCCACGCGCTGTCGGCGGAACGTATGGGCGTGGACGCGATCTCGATCGACGGCTTCGAATGCGCCGGCCATCCGGGCGAGGACGATATTCCGGGCCTGATCCTGATTCCCGCCGCGGCGGACAAGGTGAAGATCCCGATGATCGCCAGCGGCGGCTTTGGCGACGGGCGCGGCCTGGCCGCCGCGCTGGCGCTGGGGGCCGAGGGGATCAACATGGGCACGCGCTTCTGCGCAACGGTGGAAGCGCCAATCCATGACAAGGTGAAGCAGCTGCTGCTCGACAATGACGAGCGCGGCACCAACCTGATCTTCCGCAAGTTCCACAATACCGGCCGGGTCGCGAAGAACAGCGTCTCCGATCAGGTCGTCGCGATCAGCGCGCGCGAGGACGCGGTGTTCGAGGACGTCCGCCCCCTCGTCGCGGGCGCGAAGGGACGGGTCGCCCTCGAAACCGGCGATATCGACGCAGGCCTGATCTGGGCCGGTCAGGTCCAGGGCCTGATCCGCGATATCCCGACCTGCGCCGAGCTGGTCAGCCGCATCGTTTCCGAAGCAGAGACGATCATCCGCCACCGGCTCTCCGCCCTCGCCGCCTGA
- the rtcR gene encoding RNA repair transcriptional activator RtcR produces MRPLTVIGFIGSTLDGGPHNASRWNKWRPSVGLCMHDDLRVDRFVMLHGESHGALADFVTRDIAAVSPETRVERHVLGFRDPWDFEEVYGKLLDFVRGFPFDPEGEDYLIHITTGTHVVQICLFLLTEARYLPGRLLQTQPSRRSPSSAPGNWTAIDLDLSRYDSIATRFAAATAESTSFLKSGIDTRNPGFNALIEEIEHVAVRSRAPVLLTGPTGAGKSQLARRIYELKRLKHQVKGGFVEVNCATLRGDGAMSALFGHRKGSFTGATADRPGLLRTADKGVLFLDEIGELGLDEQAMILRAIEDKRFLPVGSDSEVGSDFQLIAGTNRDLAKAVSEGRFREDLLARLNLWTFGLPGLAERREDIAPNLEYELDRYAEREGTRVTFNREAHQAYLAFATGPEARWPGNFRDLAASVTRMATLSPAGRIDLAGVSAEVARLRRLWASENRESDTLDGLLDAGQLAELDPFDRVQLDYVVATCRASRSLSEAGRRLFAASRSRRASANDADRLRKYLARFDLSWQAVNDA; encoded by the coding sequence ATGCGCCCACTCACCGTCATCGGCTTTATCGGTTCAACGCTTGACGGCGGGCCGCATAATGCGTCGCGGTGGAACAAGTGGCGGCCCTCGGTGGGGCTGTGCATGCACGACGATCTGCGCGTCGACCGGTTCGTGATGCTTCACGGGGAATCGCATGGTGCGCTCGCCGATTTCGTGACCCGGGATATCGCGGCGGTCTCGCCCGAGACGCGCGTCGAGCGGCATGTGCTGGGCTTTCGCGATCCGTGGGATTTCGAGGAAGTCTATGGAAAGCTGCTCGACTTCGTGCGCGGCTTTCCGTTCGACCCCGAAGGCGAGGATTATCTGATCCACATCACCACGGGCACGCACGTGGTGCAGATCTGCCTGTTCCTGCTGACCGAGGCGCGATACCTGCCCGGCCGTCTGCTCCAGACCCAGCCCTCGCGCCGATCGCCGTCGAGCGCGCCGGGCAACTGGACCGCGATCGACCTCGACCTGTCACGCTACGACAGCATCGCCACCCGCTTTGCCGCGGCGACGGCGGAAAGCACCTCATTCCTCAAATCGGGCATCGACACGCGCAACCCGGGCTTCAACGCGCTGATCGAGGAGATCGAGCATGTCGCGGTGCGCAGCCGCGCGCCGGTGTTGCTGACCGGACCGACCGGCGCAGGCAAGAGCCAGCTGGCGCGCAGGATCTACGAACTGAAGCGGCTGAAGCATCAGGTTAAAGGCGGCTTCGTCGAAGTGAATTGCGCCACGCTGCGCGGCGACGGCGCGATGTCGGCGCTGTTCGGGCATCGCAAGGGCAGCTTCACCGGCGCGACCGCCGACCGGCCGGGCCTGCTACGCACTGCCGACAAGGGCGTGCTGTTCCTCGACGAGATCGGTGAGCTCGGATTGGACGAGCAGGCGATGATCCTGCGCGCGATCGAGGACAAGCGCTTCCTGCCGGTGGGATCGGACAGCGAGGTGGGATCGGATTTCCAGCTGATCGCCGGGACAAATCGCGATCTGGCGAAGGCGGTGAGCGAGGGGCGGTTCCGGGAAGATCTGCTCGCGCGCCTCAATCTGTGGACCTTCGGACTCCCCGGCCTGGCCGAACGGCGCGAGGATATCGCGCCTAACCTCGAATATGAGCTGGACCGCTATGCGGAGCGCGAGGGCACCCGGGTGACCTTCAACCGCGAGGCGCATCAGGCGTATCTGGCGTTCGCGACCGGGCCCGAAGCGCGATGGCCGGGCAATTTCCGCGATCTGGCGGCCAGCGTGACGCGGATGGCGACGCTATCCCCGGCGGGACGGATCGACCTGGCGGGCGTATCGGCCGAAGTGGCGCGCCTGCGCCGTCTATGGGCAAGCGAGAACCGTGAAAGCGATACGCTCGACGGGCTGCTCGATGCGGGGCAACTGGCCGAACTCGATCCGTTCGACCGGGTGCAACTCGACTATGTCGTCGCGACATGCCGCGCCAGCCGTTCGCTGTCCGAAGCGGGCCGGCGGCTTTTCGCCGCCTCCCGCAGTCGCCGCGCCTCGGCGAACGATGCCGACCGGCTTCGCAAATATCTCGCGAGGTTCGACCTGTCCTGGCAGGCCGTAAACGACGCATAG
- a CDS encoding RtcB family protein: protein MTTSFEYQHVDGGVPIKMWTRGVPVDQKARDQLSRAAQMPFVFKHVAAMPDVHVGIGATVGSVIPTKGAVIPAAVGVDIGCGMMAARTSLMAHDLPDNLEGIRSAIEQAVPHGRAVGRNKRDTGSWGDPPAGIVDAWATLAARFGRIVAKYPKLEKTNNLVHLGTLGTGNHFIELCLDEEARVWVMLHSGSRGVGNAIGSFFIELAKQDMRKWHINLPDEDLAYFPEGTDHFDDYVEAVGWAQDYAALNRRMMMTNVIAALRSRIAKPFDAEMEAVNCHHNYVTRENHFGENVLVTRKGAVRAAKGVMGIIPGSMGAKSFIVRGLGNAESFDSCSHGAGRIMSRTEAKKLVTLDEHVRDTEGVECRKDAGVIDETPRAYKPIEAVMAAQADLVEIVHTLKQVVCVKG from the coding sequence ATGACGACGAGTTTCGAATACCAGCATGTCGATGGCGGCGTGCCGATCAAGATGTGGACCCGCGGCGTGCCCGTGGATCAGAAGGCTCGCGACCAGCTGTCGCGTGCGGCGCAGATGCCGTTCGTGTTCAAGCATGTTGCCGCGATGCCCGATGTCCATGTCGGCATCGGCGCGACCGTCGGTTCGGTGATCCCGACCAAGGGCGCGGTGATCCCGGCGGCGGTGGGCGTCGATATCGGCTGCGGGATGATGGCCGCGCGGACCTCGCTGATGGCGCATGACCTGCCGGACAATCTGGAGGGCATCCGCTCGGCGATCGAGCAGGCGGTGCCGCATGGGCGCGCCGTTGGCCGCAACAAGCGGGACACGGGTTCATGGGGCGATCCGCCTGCGGGGATCGTCGATGCGTGGGCGACGCTCGCGGCGCGCTTCGGACGGATCGTGGCAAAGTACCCCAAGCTCGAGAAGACGAACAACCTCGTCCATCTCGGGACTCTGGGCACCGGCAACCACTTCATCGAGCTGTGTCTCGACGAGGAAGCGCGGGTGTGGGTCATGCTCCATTCGGGTTCGCGGGGCGTGGGCAATGCGATCGGCAGCTTCTTCATCGAGCTGGCGAAGCAGGACATGCGCAAGTGGCATATCAACCTGCCCGACGAGGATCTGGCCTATTTCCCGGAAGGGACCGATCATTTCGACGACTATGTCGAAGCGGTCGGCTGGGCCCAGGACTATGCCGCGCTCAACCGGCGCATGATGATGACCAACGTCATCGCCGCGCTCCGGAGCCGGATCGCCAAGCCGTTCGATGCGGAGATGGAAGCGGTGAATTGCCACCACAACTATGTGACGCGCGAGAACCATTTCGGCGAGAATGTGCTCGTGACCCGCAAGGGCGCGGTGCGCGCGGCGAAGGGCGTGATGGGCATCATTCCGGGATCGATGGGCGCCAAGTCGTTCATCGTCCGGGGCTTGGGCAATGCGGAGTCGTTCGACAGCTGCAGCCACGGGGCAGGGCGGATCATGTCCCGCACCGAGGCCAAGAAGCTGGTGACGCTCGACGAGCATGTCCGCGACACCGAAGGCGTCGAATGCCGGAAGGATGCGGGCGTGATCGACGAGACGCCGCGTGCGTACAAGCCGATCGAAGCCGTGATGGCCGCGCAGGCCGATCTGGTGGAGATCGTCCACACGCTGAAGCAGGTGGTGTGCGTCAAGGGGTGA
- a CDS encoding acetyl-CoA C-acetyltransferase, whose amino-acid sequence MAEAYIVESVRTAGGRARKGGLIGVHPADLGATILNALVDRTGVDPAAIDDVIVGCVSQAGEQGFAFGRNIVMASRLPDSVPAVTIDRQCGSSQQALQFAAQAVMSGTQDIVIAAGAESMTRVPMGSNVALHSAAGIGEGPWPKSIRDRYGVAEFSQFHGAQAIANKYGFTREAMDAFALDSHHKAAAAIEAGAFKDEIVPVETVDGIFDTDDGVRVGGTMEAMAAVKTLTEGGTITAANASQMTDGASGLMVVSEAALKRFNLAPLARVVNLTVTAGDPVIMLEEPIPATKKALARAGLTIDDIDLFEVNEAFASVPMAWLQALGADPAKLNVNGGAIALGHPLGASGTKLMATLLHALKARGGRYGLQTMCEGGGIANVTIVERL is encoded by the coding sequence ATGGCCGAAGCCTATATCGTCGAATCCGTTCGCACCGCCGGTGGGCGCGCCCGCAAGGGCGGCCTGATCGGGGTCCATCCCGCCGATCTGGGCGCAACCATCCTCAACGCGCTGGTCGACCGCACCGGCGTGGATCCCGCCGCGATCGACGATGTGATCGTCGGCTGCGTCAGTCAGGCGGGCGAACAGGGCTTCGCCTTCGGCCGCAACATCGTGATGGCCTCGCGCCTGCCCGACAGCGTTCCGGCGGTAACGATCGACCGCCAGTGCGGATCGTCGCAGCAGGCGCTCCAGTTCGCGGCGCAGGCTGTCATGTCCGGCACACAGGATATCGTCATCGCCGCCGGAGCGGAAAGCATGACGCGCGTGCCGATGGGATCGAACGTCGCGCTACACAGCGCTGCCGGTATCGGTGAGGGTCCGTGGCCCAAGAGCATCCGCGATCGCTACGGTGTCGCGGAGTTCAGCCAGTTCCACGGCGCGCAGGCCATTGCCAACAAATATGGTTTCACCCGCGAGGCGATGGACGCTTTCGCGCTCGACAGCCACCATAAGGCAGCCGCCGCGATCGAAGCGGGTGCGTTCAAGGATGAGATCGTGCCGGTCGAGACGGTCGACGGCATCTTCGACACCGACGATGGCGTGCGCGTCGGCGGTACGATGGAAGCGATGGCGGCGGTCAAGACGCTGACCGAAGGCGGCACGATCACCGCCGCAAACGCCAGCCAGATGACCGATGGCGCGTCGGGCCTGATGGTGGTCAGCGAAGCAGCGCTGAAGCGCTTCAACCTTGCTCCGCTGGCGCGCGTGGTGAACCTCACCGTCACAGCCGGCGATCCGGTGATCATGCTCGAGGAGCCGATCCCGGCGACGAAGAAGGCCTTGGCCCGCGCAGGCCTGACGATCGACGATATCGACCTCTTCGAAGTCAACGAAGCCTTCGCCTCGGTGCCGATGGCGTGGCTTCAGGCGCTGGGCGCCGATCCGGCCAAGCTGAACGTCAATGGCGGTGCGATTGCGCTCGGCCACCCGCTCGGCGCATCGGGCACCAAGCTGATGGCGACCCTACTCCACGCATTGAAGGCGCGCGGCGGCCGCTATGGCCTGCAGACGATGTGCGAGGGCGGCGGCATCGCCAACGTCACCATCGTCGAGCGGCTGTGA
- the hemW gene encoding radical SAM family heme chaperone HemW, with product MNASSPALALYVHWPFCVSKCPYCDFNSHVRESVDQAAWREAMLRDLRHEAEALPDRPVSSIFFGGGTPSLMPPETVAAVIAEAEARWGFTDGVEITLEANPSSVEAARFADLAAAGVNRVSLGLQALDDEALKFLGRAHGVSEGLAALETAQSVFGRVSFDLIYARPDQTLADWDAELRRAIGFGTEHLSLYQLTIEPGTRFATMFEKGQLAAYDPDAAADLFEATRAITAEAGLPAYEISNHARPGAESRHNLTYWRYSDYAGIGPGAHGRRSGAATVRRKKPENWIAAIERNGHGIEREDALTPNERAVEALVMGLRLGEGVDLSRVALLAGGEAPIDARVLDRLIDHGLAAREGARLRVTEAGMPVLEAILRELLLA from the coding sequence GTGAACGCCTCCTCACCGGCCCTGGCACTCTACGTCCACTGGCCGTTCTGCGTGTCCAAATGCCCCTATTGCGACTTCAACAGCCATGTCCGCGAGAGCGTGGATCAGGCGGCGTGGCGTGAGGCCATGCTGCGCGACTTGCGGCATGAGGCAGAGGCGCTGCCCGATCGGCCGGTCTCGTCGATCTTCTTCGGCGGAGGCACGCCTTCGCTGATGCCGCCCGAGACGGTCGCGGCGGTGATCGCCGAAGCCGAGGCGCGCTGGGGCTTCACCGATGGCGTGGAAATCACGCTGGAAGCCAACCCCTCATCGGTGGAAGCCGCGCGCTTCGCCGATCTGGCGGCGGCGGGGGTAAACCGCGTGTCGCTCGGTCTACAGGCGCTCGATGACGAGGCGCTGAAGTTCCTTGGCCGCGCGCATGGCGTGAGCGAAGGGCTGGCCGCGCTGGAAACCGCGCAGTCGGTGTTCGGGCGAGTGAGCTTCGACCTGATCTATGCCCGGCCGGATCAGACGCTTGCCGATTGGGACGCCGAGTTGCGCCGCGCGATCGGCTTCGGCACCGAGCATCTCTCGCTCTACCAGTTGACCATCGAACCCGGCACGCGCTTCGCGACGATGTTCGAGAAGGGGCAACTCGCCGCATATGATCCCGATGCTGCCGCCGATCTGTTCGAAGCGACCCGCGCGATCACCGCCGAGGCCGGCCTGCCTGCCTATGAAATTTCGAACCACGCCCGCCCCGGCGCGGAGAGCCGCCACAACCTGACCTATTGGCGCTACAGCGACTATGCCGGGATCGGCCCCGGTGCGCATGGCCGGCGCAGCGGCGCGGCGACGGTGCGGCGCAAGAAGCCCGAGAACTGGATCGCGGCGATCGAGCGCAACGGCCACGGCATCGAGCGCGAAGATGCGCTGACCCCGAACGAACGTGCGGTCGAAGCGCTGGTGATGGGCCTGCGGCTGGGCGAAGGCGTCGACCTGAGCCGCGTCGCTTTGCTGGCCGGAGGCGAAGCGCCGATCGACGCGCGCGTGCTGGACCGGCTGATCGACCACGGCCTCGCCGCCCGCGAAGGCGCCCGGCTTCGCGTTACCGAAGCCGGGATGCCCGTTCTTGAAGCGATCCTGCGCGAACTGTTGCTGGCGTAA
- the rtcA gene encoding RNA 3'-terminal phosphate cyclase: protein MIIIDGSEGEGGGQVVRNSCALSLVTGQPFRIVNARGKREKPGLMRQHVTSIEAACRIGGADCEGLAVGASEFTFLPGKVAAGDYHFAVGTAGSTGLVLQTILVPLMLAEGPSRVVLEGGTHNMLAPPFDFIERTFLPIVNRMGPRVEARLVRHGFYPRGGGRIEVEITPAPLRRIDCLDRGAPLGLSGTARFAGLPFDIAQREIKVARKELGWAEDAFAVRQLPEDQGPGNILLLEAVFEHVTEIVSGFGQLGVPAERLAAKAAGRMQGYLESAAFAGPYLQDQLLLPFALAGGGVFTTVKPSQHSLTAADIIERFLEIRTVFTQRDDGSHLVTMGSG from the coding sequence ATGATCATCATCGACGGATCGGAAGGCGAAGGCGGCGGACAGGTGGTGCGCAATTCCTGCGCGCTATCGCTTGTCACCGGCCAGCCGTTTCGCATCGTCAACGCGCGCGGCAAGCGGGAAAAGCCCGGCCTGATGCGCCAGCATGTCACCTCGATCGAAGCCGCCTGCAGGATCGGCGGGGCGGATTGCGAGGGGCTGGCGGTCGGTGCGTCCGAATTCACCTTCCTTCCCGGCAAGGTCGCCGCTGGCGACTATCATTTCGCGGTCGGCACCGCGGGCAGCACCGGCCTCGTGCTCCAGACGATCCTCGTTCCGCTGATGCTGGCGGAGGGGCCCTCGCGCGTGGTTCTGGAGGGCGGCACGCACAACATGCTCGCGCCGCCGTTCGACTTTATCGAGCGGACCTTCCTGCCGATCGTCAATCGCATGGGGCCGCGTGTCGAGGCTCGGCTGGTGCGGCACGGCTTCTATCCGCGTGGCGGCGGCCGGATCGAGGTGGAGATCACTCCGGCGCCGCTCCGCCGGATCGACTGCCTGGATCGCGGCGCACCGCTCGGCCTGTCGGGAACGGCGCGCTTCGCCGGTCTGCCCTTCGACATCGCCCAGCGCGAGATCAAGGTGGCGCGCAAGGAACTCGGCTGGGCCGAGGACGCCTTCGCCGTCCGTCAGCTTCCCGAGGATCAGGGGCCGGGCAACATCCTGTTGCTGGAGGCGGTATTCGAGCATGTGACCGAGATCGTCAGCGGTTTCGGCCAGCTCGGGGTTCCGGCGGAGCGGCTGGCGGCCAAGGCTGCCGGACGAATGCAGGGCTATCTGGAGTCCGCGGCCTTTGCCGGGCCGTATCTTCAGGATCAGCTGTTGCTGCCCTTCGCGCTCGCCGGCGGCGGAGTGTTCACCACGGTGAAGCCGAGCCAGCACAGCCTGACCGCGGCGGACATCATCGAACGCTTTCTGGAAATCCGGACGGTCTTCACGCAGCGCGACGACGGATCCCATCTCGTAACGATGGGATCCGGTTGA